From the genome of Thermosynechococcus sp. NK55a:
AATTGAAAACGACCCCTACTGGCAGCATCAGGTGTGGACAGACTACAGTATTCATGAGTGGATCCAAGCCCTCTAAGGGCGAGGGCGGATCCGAAACTCACCTAGGGCGCAAGGGCATTGCCCCGCATCAGGCTCCCAATCGTTTTTGCCGTAATTTTCAACTGCACTAAGGGATTAGCGGGCACAACAGTCTTGTAGAGGTAGCTATCGAAGGTGAGCTTTTGCACATCAAGATCACTACACATCTCCACAAAAGCCTCACGGGTGGCATCGGAGCGATAAAAGACCCGCTGCAGCAGATCCAAAACAAGATAGGTCATGCCGTAGGCTTTGTCCCAGCGCTTCAGGTAGAGCTTGAGATCGGCTTCGGTAGGGATACGGCGACCGCCGTTGGAGGTCTCGACAATCGTTTCAGCACACAGGCGGGCTGACTTGGCGGCAAAGTAAATGCCTTCTCCGGAGGACTTGGTCACGGTACCCGCCGCATCGCCCACAAGGGCCACGCGGCCGACCACTCGCCGAGGTCGAGGATGCTCAGGAATGGGGTGGGCTTCCACTTTAATAATTTGCCCCCCCTCCAGTTTGGCGGCAGCGCGGTGGCGGATTCCTGCTTGCAATTCCCGAATACGGTCTTTATTGACCTTCATGGTGCCCGTACCCACGGCTACATGGTCATATTTCGGGAAAACCCACGCATAAAAGTCAGGGGACACGTCATCCCCCACGTACATTTCTGCTAACTCGTTGTAGTAGGCCATTTTGTCCTCAGGCAGGCGAATCCGCTCCTGGTAGGCAATGGCGTAGTTGTAATCGCCGGCATCAATTTCCTTGGCAATGCGAGAATTTGCGCCATCGGCACCAATCACCACATCCACTTCGAGGGTCTGAACTGCGCCATCCTCTTGGACATAGTGGAGGGTGTAGGGCTGATCGCTGGTGATGGGCTGCTCTAGCTTAAAGACAGTGCCATTGATCAAGTTGGCGCCCAAAGCCGCTGCCCGATTGCGCATAAAGCTATCGAGGACTTCGCGGCGGCACATACCGATATACTCGTGCTCCTTGAGGGTATGGCCAATGTTCACCTCAATGTTGGAGGGGGATATCATTTTCATTTTGCGCACGCGGCGGTCAATGATTTCCGGGGGTAAGTCAAATTCACTGACCATGCACAGGGGGATCGCACCGCCACAGGGCTTGGCATTGTCTAATTTACGTTCAAAGAGATAGGTTTGGATTCCGGCTTTGGCTAAGGTTTCGGCGGCTGAGGAACCCGCTGGACCACCACCGACTACTGCTACCCGAAGTGACAACGGACGACTCCCAAATTTTGGCTAACAAACAACAGTTTGGATACTATCACGGGAATTTTTTGTCTTCAAGGATTTAATCCCGAAAAGCCGTATCTGTAACAGTTTTCAACATTTGGTTATCCTTAGTGATCTGCTAGGATAGATCCATCTATTAGCTAATAATTGATCCAACCTGGGGACTGGAGCGGAAGTGACCCAATTTGTCTCTCGCGGTCGAGAATGGTATCATTTGCGAGGTTGTAAAATTTACGCCATTTCCCAGAGAGGTTAAGGTAGGGCATTCACATGGCATCGTCTCCTGTTGCGCCCGTTGTTTTGGTGATTTTGGATGGCTGGGGCTATCGCGAAGACACCTACGGTAATGCGATCGCCAGCGCCAGTACCCCTGTGATGGACAGTTTGTGGGAAGCCTATCCCCACACATTGATTTACACGTCTGGGAAGGCGGTGGGACTCCCCAAGGGACAAATGGGTAACTCCGAGGTGGGGCACTTAAATATCGGTGCCGGTCGCATTGTTCCCCAAGAATTGGTACGCATTTCCGATGCTGTCGAAGATGGCAGCTTCTTTAGCAATCCGGTCCTTGTGCATCTGTGTCAAACCGTGAAGGAACGCAACGGTAAGCTGCATTTTATCGGTCTGTGTTCTGCTGGGGGGGTGCATTCCCACATTGAGCATCTTTACGGCTTGGTGGAACTAGCCAAACGCCACGGGTTGCCCGCCTGTATCCATGCTATTACCGATGGTCGTGATACGCCCCCCCGTGATGCCGCAGGGGTCCTTGAGGAATTGGAGCAGCGCCTGAAAACCGCCGGCTGCGGACGAATTGTGACGGTAAGTGGTCGCTACTATGCCATGGATCGCGATCGCCGCTGGGACCGCACCGAGGCGGCCTACCGCGTTATGACCAGCAATGAGCATATTCAACCCCTCCGGGCAGTGGATGTGGCCCGTAGGGCCTACGCGCAGGATATTGGCGATGAATTCATTGGGCCCACACGCATTGCTGAAGGAGCCGTTGAACCTGGCGATGGGGTGGTGTTTTTCAACTTCCGTCCCGATCGCGCTCGCCAGCTGACCCAAGCCTTTATTGATCCTGACTTCAGCGGTTTTGAACGGACGCTGATTACGCCCCTTGAGTTTGTCACCTTTACCCAGTACGACGCTAGCTTTAACTGTGGGGTTGCTTTCCCGCCGCAAAATCTCAGCCACATCCTCGGAGAAGTTATTGCTGAGCACGGCCTGAAGCAACTGCGGGCAGCCGAAACAGAAAAATATGCCCACGTCACTTACTTCTTCAACGGTGGCCTTGAGGAACCCTTTCCCGGCGAAGATCGCATTCTCATCCCCAGTCCCCTGGTGGCCACCTATGATCAAGCCCCAGCCATGTCTGCCCTGGCTGTAACCGAATCCGTCAAGAAGGCCATTGAGAAGCAGGAGTATGCCCTAATTGTAGTTAACTTTGCCAACCCCGATATGGTGGGGCACACGGGGCAGTTGGCGGCGACGATTCAAGCCATTGAAACCGTGGATCGCTGTGTGGGGATCTTGGTGGAAGCGGCCACAAAAGTGGGGGGAACTCTGCTCATCACTGCAGATCACGGCAACGCCGAATACATGATTGATGAGGACGGCAACCCCTGGACGGCTCACACCACCAACCCGGTTCCCTTCATTTTAGTGGAAGGGGAGAAACGCAAAGTTCCTGGCCATGGTGGCAATGTGATCCTTCGGGAAGATGGCTGTCTGGCGGATATTGCCCCTACGATTCTTGAAATTCTGGAGCTGCCCCAACCCCCCGAAATGACGGGGCGATCGCTAATTGTCAGTGCACCCTATGAAACGCGCCTAAATCGCACCCCTGTTTCCCTCAAGATCTAAAGCCTTCTCAAGGGCGACGGCACAAAATTTTAAGAAATCTTAAAATGGGAATAGTGCTTGTCGTATTTTTATGGCCTCATTTCGCTCCATTCTGGGTTACTATCGCGCCTATCGGGGGATAGCGATCGCCAGCATTACCGCAGCCAGTCTGTGCGAGATGGTGGATTTGCTGGTGCCCTATGCCATTGGTCAAATTCTCAACCTGCTCTCCCAACAACCCCTTGACCCGCCAGTGGTGGCGATCGCCCATAGACTCCAAACATGGACAGGCTGGAGCGATACCTTTAGTGCTCATCTCGCCGTTCTCGGCAGTATTGTTTTTTTGGCCACTGTGGTGCGTGCCCCGATTCAACCGTGGCTAGGGGTATGGTTCCACTGGTGGATTGCCTTGGCTGCCCGTCGCGACCACGCTCGCAAAGCAATCGAGAAAATCCTGACCCTTCCCCTAGAATTCTTTGAGGAAAATAATCCTGGCCGCATTGCCAACCGTGTTAGTAAAGGGATTTCCAACCATACGTGGAGCTACCCGGAAATTGCCGGTCAACTCATTCCCAAACTTGTACGGGTCCTGGGGATTGGTGTTATTGTTTGGTGGTTGGATTGGCCAATCGCCCTTGGGCTCTTGATCTCCTTTACAGTCATCTTGTTGCTGACCCTGCGCACCCTAAGGCGCATTATTCAAAAGGAAGAAATCCTCGACAGCCACATCGAAAGCACGGAAAGCCGCACCTCAGAGATCATCACCAATATCAAAACCGTCAAGGCCTTTGCCACTGAAGCCCGTGAACTGGCTCGCCAGAAGCAGCGGCTGGATCGCGAGTTCAAGATGGTGATTGACCGCATCCATCGCGGCTACATGCATCTAATCACTTGGCAGGGAGCGGTGGTGCAGTTTTGCCTTTTTAGTGTGTTGGGGTTTTCCCTAGCAGCGACCATCGCTGGACGGGTCTCCATTGGCCACTTTATTACGATTTACACCCTTGCCAGTATGGCCTATGCCGAAATTACGCCCCTCTCGCAGGTGTCTGAGGTGTTTGCGCGGCGCTATGCCTCAATTTTACGCTTCCATGAATTTATGGAATTGCCCGCCGGTCGCGATGCCATTGATCTTGAGCAACAGGAAATTCCTAGCCTGCAGTTTTCTGGCAAGGTGGATTTTCAGCATGTTTGGTTTGGCTACACACCAGGGCGTCCCATTCTGCGGGATATTAACTTACTCATTGAACCCTGCCAAACGGTGGCCCTAGTGGGGCGATCGGGGTCGGGGAAATCCACCCTAATCAAGCTCCTCTTTCGTTACTTCCAGCCGGATCAGGGGCAAATTCTCATTGATGGCCAAGATATTCAAACCCTCGATGTGCGCGCCTATCGCCGCCGGCTGGCTATTGTCCACCAAGAAGTCGATGTCTTTAATGGCACCCTCTGGGATAACCTGACCTATGCTAACCCCGAGGTCAGTGCCGACGCGGTCTATGAGGCCTGTGCCATTGCGCGGGTGGATGAATTTGTGCAGCAGTTGCCCTTGGGCTATCGCACGATTGTTGGTGAACGGGGGTTGCGGCTTTCGGGGGGACAGCGGCAGCGCTTAGGGATTGCCCGTGCCCTCTTGGCGGATCCTGATGTGCTGATTTTTGATGAGGCAACCTCAAGTTTGGATTACGAATCAGAGCGGGAAATTCAGCTAGCCCTACGCGCCATTACGGGTACTCGCACCATGATTGTGATTGCCCACCGCCTGAGTACAGTGCGGGATGCCCATCAGATTGTGGTGCTGGATCAGGGCACGATCCGTGAGCAGGGCGATCATGACACCCTCCTTGCCCAAGGGGGATTGTATGCCCATCTCTATTCGATTCAGCGCGATCGCCCCCCCGTTGCTGCAACTAACTGAGATTTATCCCCAAGAAGCGATCCAAGAGCCGATACCGCCAAAAGCTGCGCAAAAGAATCACCCAGAGTAGGACAATTAGCACAATGAGTGCCCACAATGACCAGGAGAGGGGTTCTAGCTCCGCCACCGATCGCAGGGTGGGCGATGTGCTAATGATGACAAAGCCAGCCAGTAGGATAACTACAACTGCAACATACCGCCAGTTGCCCACTAAGGGAGCACCGCCGACCCATACGGGATGGGGAGGTTTTAGGAAAAGCACTAAACAGAGGGAGGCCAAGATCAGGCTCGTCACCAAGGCCGTGCGCGCGATCGCCACACTGTGGCCCAATTCCGAGAGCACCTCGCGATCATTCACCAGGGCTGGATCAAACCGTCCTTGGAGCAATTCCACAAGGGGTGTCAGTTCCCGTGCTAAAACCCCTAAGTACATGAAAATGGCTAACAGCGCCAGGCTCAGGGTGGCGGGGATGACAAAGTGCAGCAATGAACGAATCAAGGAGCGATGGGGACGGGGCCCCGGCACTGCCCAAAAAGCCACCGCCAGTGTGGGTAAACCCACTCCCCACAGCGTTAGCAGGCTGTTGTGCTTAATCAGCAGCGGAAAGGCGCGCCCTGCCATAACAGTGACAAGGCACAGTAAACTAAAGCTAAAGACCCGTACCAAAAAGAGCTTGCTGACATCTTGAATACCGTTGTAGATGCGCTGCCCTTCGCGAAAGGCTGCTGGTAAGGCTGCAAAGGAATCCGCAAGCAGCACAATATCAGCCACATTGCGGGTAATGGCACTGCCACTTTCCATAGCGATTCCCACATTAGCTTGCTTCAGGGATAGGACATCATTCACACCATCACCAATCATTGCCACCTGATGCCCGAGGGCACGCAAGCGAGTGACGAGTTTAGCCTTTTGCTCTGGTGTAATGCGACCAAAAACCGTGGCTTTCTCAGCCATTTGATCAAAGCTGGAATCATCCATAGCGGCCAGTTCTGCCCCGGAGATGGCGATCGCCCCCCCATCGAGGCCAACTTGCTTGCCAAGGGCAACAACGGTTTCCGGATGATCCCCGGAGATAATTTTGACTTGAATTCCAGCTTGCTGAAAACGCGCTAGAACCTCACGGCATTGGGGTCGCAGGCGATCGCCCACCCAAATCACTGCCAAGGGTTCCAACTCTGAGGGCAACAGAGGCGTTTCCTGCCGCTCATCCCAAGTGGGATCACTGCCACTGCGGGCAAAGAGGAGCACCCGCAATCCCTGCTGTCGCCCTCGCTGGAGCAGCTCAACCACCCTAGGGGAGAGGTCCTCACTTTTGAAGAGGACATCCGGTGCCCCCAAAATAAACGTTTCCGAGTCGTGCCAGGCCACTGCACTCCACTTGTAGGTGGAGGAAAAGGGAATTTCGAGGCGCATCGGTTGGGGCGTTCCCGCAAAAGCCTCCGTTAGGGCAACAATGGTACGGTTGGGACTGCTGACACTGGCCGCAAACTTCCCCAGGGTTGCTGCCGTTTGCTCCTTCGCTTCGCTGAGAGGGTACCAGCTATGGAGTTCAAGGGCATTGGCCGTTAGGGTTCCCGTTTTATCAAGGCAGAGAATATCCACCCCACTGAGGGACTCAATGGCATTCACCTGCTGCACCAAGACGTTGGCACGGGAAATGCGCAGCGCCCCCAGGGCATAGGTGAGGGTAATCGTAAGGTACAGGCCCACAGGGACAAGGCCCGCAATTACGGCTGCGGTTTGCACGCTCATTTGTAGAGTGGTCAGGCGCACCAAGAGCGAGAATAGAACCAATAGCCACAGGAAAACCGCCAGGGCAAGAATCACGCGGATAATCAGGTTAATTTCCTGCTGAAGGGGTGTGAGTTTATGGTGGTGGGTTTTGGCGGCAGCAGTCAGTTGATGGGCAGTGCTCTTTTCCCCCACCTGCTCGGCAACATAGGCAGCGGCACCGCGCACACAAAAGCTGCCGGAATAGAGGCGATCGCCCGCCCGCTTGGGAACGAGATCCGACTCCCCTGTGAGCAATGACTCATCTACTTGAATCTGTCCATCGCCAACCACCCTACCATCAGCAACGATTTGATCCCCAGGCGTCAACAGGAGAATATCCCCTTCTACGACCTCTGCAGGATCGATAATCACCTCTTGGCGATCGCGCAGCACCTTAACGCGGGGTCGGCTTAAAAGGCTAATGGCATCCAGTTGGCGTTTGGCGCGAATTTCTTGAATGATACTGATGATGGCATTGAGAAACACAACAACGACGATCGCCACCACATCCCCTGGGCGACCTAAAAAGATCAAGATAAGGCTAATAAAAGCAAAAACCCCATTGATAAACGTGAAGAGGTTTTCCCGCAAAATCTCGCCATAGGTGCGATTGCTTTCACTCACCTGACGGTTAATGCGGCCCCTGGCTTGCCGCTCCGCTACTTCCGCTGTAGTAAGACCGATTAATGGGGTTGTCATATTTCAGGTTTCCGCTGACTTCACCACCAATACCGAACAGGGGGCATCGGCAAGGACGGCACTACTGACGGAGCCCTGCACCACGCGCTCCACGCCGGTGAGGCCACGATTGCCCAGCACAATCAAGTCAGCACGGTAGATATTTGCAAGGCGTAAAATTTCCTCTACGGGGTCACCGCTAACAATTTCAATTTCTGAATCACAGGAAAGCTGGCGTTGAAACCGTTGTAAATGCTGCTCAATACTGCGGTAGGTTCCCATTTGGGGATGCAAGGAGGGGCGATCAGCGCTGACCCCAAACCCCGACTCCACCGGTGAAATCACATGACTGAGAATCACTTGGGCATCTGGGTCTAAGTTTAACTGTGCCACCGCCGCCATCACCCGTGCCGATAACTCACTGGTATCGAGGGCAACTAAAATTGTTTTGAACATGCCTGTGACTCTGTACTTGCAATCTCCTAGTCTGCCACAAGAGCGTGAGTAGCAGTCAAACTCCCCTTCTGGCTACTTTCTTGCGCTGATGATTAACCACACCTATCGATTCATTTTCCTGAAAACTCGTAAAACTGCTGGCGTCAGTAAATTGCCCTCTGCCAGTTTTGTGGTAGTGAGGTATCATTACACCGATTTGCTGCCAGGATGAGTACATTCATCCTCAATTGGGTTATCCGTGGCCGCGCAATTTTTCTGCTCCTTTGGTTAACTGTTCGCTATCAGGCTGGCTCGCTCTCTTTTATCAAGGGGTTAAGGCAAGCTTAATAGCCACTTCACGGCTGCCCAAGTTAGGTTTTGCTTTGAATGTAATCCCCTTGATAAGGCAATTCGTCAGTCTGGGGCATTGATACCATCGGCGATGAAATCCCTGTGGACTTTGTTGACCGGTATGAGGGCTTGAATGAAAACTTGGCACTCATCTGTGAAAAACTGGGACTGCTAGCCCCCTGAAAGTTGCCAAAGGGGGGATAGCGTAAAAACTACGACCACCATAGTCAAGTGCTCAATCAAAGCGCCTGCAAACAGGGGAAGGAATTGCAAAGGAATTGAAGCAGTATGCCCGGAAGGAGATTGCTGCTTTTGGCTACTATTGGGAAAGCATTAGCTAAGTAAAAGTACTCAATAATAGTGTCAAGATTTGTTACAAAGGTTACTGGAGATCATAAGACTTGTAGAGAATCCCCATGAAATGCTGACATTTTCTCGCATTCCCGAGGGGATCGCAGTAGCGTGAGGATCAGTACAGAACAGTATGTGCATGGGTTGTGATGGTGTCGGGCTGTTATAAAACAGAAGTCCTGATGACTACACCAAGGAAGTGTTCTGTAAAGCGTGCAAACCCTATCCAAGAGTGCCTATGAAAGTTGGGGTCGTTAAGGAACGCGAAGTGGGGGAACAACGGGTTGCCCTGATTCCCGAAGTTGTTGCCAAGCTAGTGCAGCAGGGGTATCACCTCTGTGTGGAGTCCGGTGCAGGGGATATGGCTCACTTTAGCGATGATGACTACCGTGCCGCAGGTGCAGAAATTGGTTACTCCATTGAAGAGATTTGGGGCGGTGTCGATGTCCTGCTTAAGGTTGCGCCGCTGCGCGATCGCGAGGTGGAGTGGATTCGCCCCGGCACCACCCTCATTAGTTTTCTCAATCCCCTAGGGAATCCGTGGCAGATGCAACACTTGGCAGAGCGGCACATTACTGCCTTTGCCCTCGAGTGTATTCCCCGCACCAGTCGGGCCCAAACTATGGATGCCCTCTCTTCCCAAGCGGCAGTGGCGGGCTATGGGGCGGTGTTATTGGCGGCTTCCCATTTGCCGCGCTTTTTCCCCATGCTGACGACAGCCGCGGGTACGATTCCCCCCGCCAAGGTGTTTGTGATTGGGGCAGGGGTGGCTGGCTTGCAGGCGATCGCGACCGCCCGACGTTTAGGCGCGGTTGTTGAAGCCTTTGATATTCGCCCTGCGGTCAAGGAAGAGGTGCAAAGTCTCGGTGCCAAATTTGTTGAAGTCAACCTTGAGGAGGACACGGGGGCGGCCGGCGGCTATGCCAAAGAGGTTTCTGAGGCCGCAAAGCACAAAACCCAAGAGGCGATCGCTGCCCATGTCCACAGGGCCGATGTGGTCATTACCACGGCCCAAGTTCCCGGTAAACCGGCTCCCCTGTTAGTTACAGAACGTATGGTGGCCAGCATGAAACCGGGTTCAGTCATTGTGGATTTAGCCGCTGAACAGGGGGGCAACTGTGCCTGCACAGAACCGGGGCGCTCCATTTGTCATCAGCGGGTTACCATTATTGGCCCGATTAATCTGCCCGCCACCATGGCGGTGCATGCCAGTCAAATGTATGCCAAAAACATTTCAACGCTCCTGAAGTACCTTGCTCCCCAGGGGGAATTGGTGTTGAACTTTGGCGATGACATTGTGGATGCCGCCTGTGTTACCCATGAAGGGCAGGTCCGCAACCCACGGGTGCTGCAACTGCTGCATCCTGCCCAAACCTTGGCACCAATGCTTTAGTTCTTTTCTCAGGGGGTTAGTTCAATGACAGAACCTGTACTTGTGGGTCTAATGATTTTTGTCCTGGCCAGTTTCATTGGCTTTGAGGTGATTAACAAAGTCCCACCCACGCTGCATACTCCCCTCATGTCTGGCTCCAATGCCATTTCTGGGATTGCTGTGATTGGTGCCCTGCTGATGGCGGGGAGTGGACACACCACTTTAACAGTGGTCTTGGGATTCATTGCGACGGTGCTAGCCACAATTAATGTGGTGGGCGGTTTTTTGGTTACGGATCGCATGTTGCAGATGTTTAAGCGGTAGGAACCATGGATTGGCTAACACGCATTGAAGAATTGAGCTATTTGGGGGCTGCGGCGCTCTTTATCTTTGGTTTAAAAAAGTTGGGCTCGCCAGCGACGGCACGTCAAGGAAATCGCCTTGCCGCCTTGGGGATGTTGATTGCGATTGTGGTCACGCTCCTCGATCGCCAGATTATGAGCTACACGGGTGTCCTAGCGGCCATTGGCCTCGGCAGTGTCATTGGCGCGATCGCTGCCTACAAAGTGGAAATGACGGCCATGCCCCAGATGGTGGGGTTACTCAATGGCTTAGGAGGGGCGGCCTCTGCCCTGGTGGGCATTGGTGAATTTTGCCGCACTGTGGCCATGGGTGAACCACTGACCCCCAGCACACTTATCACCATTATTTTGGGGGTGCTCATTGGCGGGGTCACCCTCACTGGTAGCCTTGTTGCCTTTGGTAAACTTCAGGGACTGATTTCAGGAACCCCGATCATTTTTCCGATGCAGCAGGTCATTAACCTCGGCTTGCTGGTGGCTTTCTTGGTTGCCAGTGGCTGGGTGGGGTTGCATCCGAGTCAGCTGCCGATGTTCTGGGGCTTGGTGGCGATCGCCAGCATTTTGGGGGTGCTCTTTGTCCTGCCCATTGGTGGTGCCGATATGCCAGTGGTGATTTCCCTCTTGAACTCTCTCTCAGGGCTGGCTGCCAGTGCCGCTGGCTTTATCGTTGGCAACAGTATGTTGATTATTGCGGGTGCCTTGGTGGGGGCTTCAGGGCTGATTTTAACGCAGATTATGTGCAAAGCCATGAATCGCTCCTTGGCCAATGTCCTCTTCGGTGGTTTTGGCAGTACGACGACCGGTAACGCGGCGGTGGCGGCTCACGCCACGGCGAAGTCAGTGCGCACCATTGACCCTGAAGAAAGTGCAATGATGCTCGGCTATGCCAAGTCGGTGGTCATTGTCCCCGGCTATGGAATGGCGGTGGCTCAAGCGCAGCACAGCGTCAAAGAACTAGCGGATCAATTGGAGCGGCTCGGTGTTGATGTCAAATACGCGATTCACCCCGTTGCCGGTCGCATGCCGGGACACATGAATGTGCTGCTGGCCGAGGCAAATGTCCCCTACCCCCAACTCAAGGACATGGAGGACATCAATCCAGAATTTGAGAATGTGGATGTGGCACTGGTGATTGGTGCCAATGATGTTGTCAATCCCGCTGCCCGCACCAACCCCGGCAGCCCCGTGTATGGAATGCCCATTCTCGATGTGGATCGGGCACGGCACACAATTGTGATCAAGCGCAGCCTCAATCCGGGCTTTGCTGGCATTGACAATGAGTTATTCTACAAAGATAAAACCCTGATGCTTTTTGGCAATGCCAAGGAAGTACTCAATCAACTCATTGCCGAGGTGAAACACCTCTAGGAGGGGGTGGAGGCCACCCTGCGCTCAAACACTGGGGCAATTTCCGCAAGGTCAAACTGATCCAGGCGATCAAGTACCCAATGACAGCGACGCTGAAGCATATGGAAGGGATAGGTGTGGGCTACCCCCAAGACTTTGACACCAGCTTCGCGGGCGGATTGAATCCCCACCAAGGTGTCCTCGATCGCCAGACAATCAGCGGCTGTGAGATCACTCCCTAGGGCTTGCAAGGCCTCAACGGCACGTAGATAGGGGTCAGGATAAGGTTTGCTGCGCTCCCCGCTTTCGGCACTGATAATGCAGTCCACAATCGAGTGGAGCTGGCCACGCTCAAGGGCTAAGTCCACATCGGATCGCACAGCACCGGTGACAATGGCGATTTTCAATTGCGCAGCATGGAGTTTCTGCAGTAGGGCGATCGCCCCCGGAAAAAAGGGAAACGGTTCGATACTAGCCAAGCGGGTACGGTAGGCGGCTGCCTTTTGAGCCACCAGTTTATCCAAATAGGCCGGGGTCACTGCCCGTCCACGGCGGCTGAGGAGGTTATCCAAACAGGCGCGATCGCTCCGTCCCAAGCAAAAAAGGTCGTACTCCCCCCGCTGTGGCCGCAGGTTCTCTTGCAAGAGGATCTCATCAATGAGGGCAGCATGAATGGCCTCATCATCGAGAATCACACCATTGAAGTCAAACAAAACCGCCGTCAGGGGCATACCTAGGGGGCTAACTCTGGGAATAACTGCTGAATCCGCGCTTGGAGTTGCTCCGCCTCACTGAAGTGCGCCATCTCCGCTGGGGGGCGCATGAGGGATTCTCCGACTAAAATGGCTTGGGCGCCGGCTTGTGCCACCCGTTCGACATC
Proteins encoded in this window:
- the gpmI gene encoding 2,3-bisphosphoglycerate-independent phosphoglycerate mutase: MASSPVAPVVLVILDGWGYREDTYGNAIASASTPVMDSLWEAYPHTLIYTSGKAVGLPKGQMGNSEVGHLNIGAGRIVPQELVRISDAVEDGSFFSNPVLVHLCQTVKERNGKLHFIGLCSAGGVHSHIEHLYGLVELAKRHGLPACIHAITDGRDTPPRDAAGVLEELEQRLKTAGCGRIVTVSGRYYAMDRDRRWDRTEAAYRVMTSNEHIQPLRAVDVARRAYAQDIGDEFIGPTRIAEGAVEPGDGVVFFNFRPDRARQLTQAFIDPDFSGFERTLITPLEFVTFTQYDASFNCGVAFPPQNLSHILGEVIAEHGLKQLRAAETEKYAHVTYFFNGGLEEPFPGEDRILIPSPLVATYDQAPAMSALAVTESVKKAIEKQEYALIVVNFANPDMVGHTGQLAATIQAIETVDRCVGILVEAATKVGGTLLITADHGNAEYMIDEDGNPWTAHTTNPVPFILVEGEKRKVPGHGGNVILREDGCLADIAPTILEILELPQPPEMTGRSLIVSAPYETRLNRTPVSLKI
- a CDS encoding ABC transporter ATP-binding protein; its protein translation is MASFRSILGYYRAYRGIAIASITAASLCEMVDLLVPYAIGQILNLLSQQPLDPPVVAIAHRLQTWTGWSDTFSAHLAVLGSIVFLATVVRAPIQPWLGVWFHWWIALAARRDHARKAIEKILTLPLEFFEENNPGRIANRVSKGISNHTWSYPEIAGQLIPKLVRVLGIGVIVWWLDWPIALGLLISFTVILLLTLRTLRRIIQKEEILDSHIESTESRTSEIITNIKTVKAFATEARELARQKQRLDREFKMVIDRIHRGYMHLITWQGAVVQFCLFSVLGFSLAATIAGRVSIGHFITIYTLASMAYAEITPLSQVSEVFARRYASILRFHEFMELPAGRDAIDLEQQEIPSLQFSGKVDFQHVWFGYTPGRPILRDINLLIEPCQTVALVGRSGSGKSTLIKLLFRYFQPDQGQILIDGQDIQTLDVRAYRRRLAIVHQEVDVFNGTLWDNLTYANPEVSADAVYEACAIARVDEFVQQLPLGYRTIVGERGLRLSGGQRQRLGIARALLADPDVLIFDEATSSLDYESEREIQLALRAITGTRTMIVIAHRLSTVRDAHQIVVLDQGTIREQGDHDTLLAQGGLYAHLYSIQRDRPPVAATN
- a CDS encoding NAD(P) transhydrogenase subunit alpha; this encodes MTEPVLVGLMIFVLASFIGFEVINKVPPTLHTPLMSGSNAISGIAVIGALLMAGSGHTTLTVVLGFIATVLATINVVGGFLVTDRMLQMFKR
- a CDS encoding Re/Si-specific NAD(P)(+) transhydrogenase subunit alpha, with the translated sequence MKVGVVKEREVGEQRVALIPEVVAKLVQQGYHLCVESGAGDMAHFSDDDYRAAGAEIGYSIEEIWGGVDVLLKVAPLRDREVEWIRPGTTLISFLNPLGNPWQMQHLAERHITAFALECIPRTSRAQTMDALSSQAAVAGYGAVLLAASHLPRFFPMLTTAAGTIPPAKVFVIGAGVAGLQAIATARRLGAVVEAFDIRPAVKEEVQSLGAKFVEVNLEEDTGAAGGYAKEVSEAAKHKTQEAIAAHVHRADVVITTAQVPGKPAPLLVTERMVASMKPGSVIVDLAAEQGGNCACTEPGRSICHQRVTIIGPINLPATMAVHASQMYAKNISTLLKYLAPQGELVLNFGDDIVDAACVTHEGQVRNPRVLQLLHPAQTLAPML
- a CDS encoding HAD-IC family P-type ATPase, coding for MTTPLIGLTTAEVAERQARGRINRQVSESNRTYGEILRENLFTFINGVFAFISLILIFLGRPGDVVAIVVVVFLNAIISIIQEIRAKRQLDAISLLSRPRVKVLRDRQEVIIDPAEVVEGDILLLTPGDQIVADGRVVGDGQIQVDESLLTGESDLVPKRAGDRLYSGSFCVRGAAAYVAEQVGEKSTAHQLTAAAKTHHHKLTPLQQEINLIIRVILALAVFLWLLVLFSLLVRLTTLQMSVQTAAVIAGLVPVGLYLTITLTYALGALRISRANVLVQQVNAIESLSGVDILCLDKTGTLTANALELHSWYPLSEAKEQTAATLGKFAASVSSPNRTIVALTEAFAGTPQPMRLEIPFSSTYKWSAVAWHDSETFILGAPDVLFKSEDLSPRVVELLQRGRQQGLRVLLFARSGSDPTWDERQETPLLPSELEPLAVIWVGDRLRPQCREVLARFQQAGIQVKIISGDHPETVVALGKQVGLDGGAIAISGAELAAMDDSSFDQMAEKATVFGRITPEQKAKLVTRLRALGHQVAMIGDGVNDVLSLKQANVGIAMESGSAITRNVADIVLLADSFAALPAAFREGQRIYNGIQDVSKLFLVRVFSFSLLCLVTVMAGRAFPLLIKHNSLLTLWGVGLPTLAVAFWAVPGPRPHRSLIRSLLHFVIPATLSLALLAIFMYLGVLARELTPLVELLQGRFDPALVNDREVLSELGHSVAIARTALVTSLILASLCLVLFLKPPHPVWVGGAPLVGNWRYVAVVVILLAGFVIISTSPTLRSVAELEPLSWSLWALIVLIVLLWVILLRSFWRYRLLDRFLGINLS
- the chlP gene encoding geranylgeranyl reductase, translating into MSLRVAVVGGGPAGSSAAETLAKAGIQTYLFERKLDNAKPCGGAIPLCMVSEFDLPPEIIDRRVRKMKMISPSNIEVNIGHTLKEHEYIGMCRREVLDSFMRNRAAALGANLINGTVFKLEQPITSDQPYTLHYVQEDGAVQTLEVDVVIGADGANSRIAKEIDAGDYNYAIAYQERIRLPEDKMAYYNELAEMYVGDDVSPDFYAWVFPKYDHVAVGTGTMKVNKDRIRELQAGIRHRAAAKLEGGQIIKVEAHPIPEHPRPRRVVGRVALVGDAAGTVTKSSGEGIYFAAKSARLCAETIVETSNGGRRIPTEADLKLYLKRWDKAYGMTYLVLDLLQRVFYRSDATREAFVEMCSDLDVQKLTFDSYLYKTVVPANPLVQLKITAKTIGSLMRGNALAP
- a CDS encoding universal stress protein; its protein translation is MFKTILVALDTSELSARVMAAVAQLNLDPDAQVILSHVISPVESGFGVSADRPSLHPQMGTYRSIEQHLQRFQRQLSCDSEIEIVSGDPVEEILRLANIYRADLIVLGNRGLTGVERVVQGSVSSAVLADAPCSVLVVKSAET